From one Microlunatus sp. Gsoil 973 genomic stretch:
- a CDS encoding Gfo/Idh/MocA family protein yields MSTERVAVIGLGQFGLEHLRSYLELGHEICCAVDISEPRTQMIADAYAVPTGRDGVAAINSTRPTLVSIVTGPLQHRSLVEAALAVGARVLVEKPFSATVADAQVIAGLPEARDAVTPGHILRFDSAHRFVADQVSSGTIGSIIAIDSERHREHGHARRYADHSLSSLTLYHDLDLGLWLDNARPVSVTAQATPSGPERSATYLSVTVGTDADTLWTLRCSWQLPDNADNRDRLQVFGTKGVIELTVTGEAATVTITTAPGNPVTSMHGFATTAALRNEIAAFAGGSASSVVSVDDAIACVRLVQAVDDAVRLGETVRVEDGFHGSEPEATNPDGPDAAGRLS; encoded by the coding sequence GTGAGCACCGAACGTGTCGCTGTGATCGGGCTCGGCCAGTTCGGACTGGAACATCTCCGAAGCTATCTGGAGCTCGGCCACGAGATCTGTTGCGCGGTGGACATCTCCGAGCCGAGAACGCAGATGATCGCCGATGCGTACGCAGTCCCGACCGGCCGGGACGGTGTAGCAGCGATCAACTCCACCCGGCCGACGCTCGTCTCGATCGTCACGGGTCCGCTTCAGCACCGGTCCCTCGTCGAAGCGGCCCTTGCCGTCGGTGCTCGAGTGCTGGTGGAGAAGCCGTTCTCTGCAACCGTCGCAGATGCCCAGGTGATCGCCGGCCTTCCCGAGGCACGAGATGCCGTCACACCCGGCCACATCCTCCGATTCGACTCCGCGCACCGGTTCGTGGCAGATCAGGTGTCCTCGGGGACCATCGGATCGATCATCGCGATCGACAGCGAGCGCCATCGAGAACATGGTCACGCGCGACGCTACGCAGACCATTCGTTGAGCTCGTTGACCTTGTACCACGACCTTGATCTTGGCCTGTGGCTCGACAACGCGCGCCCGGTCTCGGTCACTGCACAGGCCACGCCATCGGGACCTGAACGTTCGGCTACCTACCTCTCGGTCACCGTCGGTACCGACGCAGACACCCTGTGGACGCTGCGCTGCTCCTGGCAGTTGCCCGACAACGCCGACAATCGCGACAGACTGCAGGTGTTCGGTACGAAGGGGGTCATCGAGCTGACCGTCACGGGGGAGGCCGCAACTGTGACCATCACGACTGCTCCCGGTAACCCGGTGACCTCGATGCATGGTTTTGCGACCACTGCTGCGTTGCGCAACGAGATCGCCGCGTTCGCCGGCGGTAGCGCGTCGTCCGTGGTCTCCGTCGATGACGCGATCGCCTGTGTCCGTCTTGTCCAGGCGGTCGACGACGCTGTGCGGCTGGGTGAGACCGTACGGGTCGAGGATGGCTTCCACGGATCCGAACCGGAAGCGACGAATCCTGACGGACCGGATGCAGCAGGACGGCTTTCATGA
- a CDS encoding amidohydrolase family protein produces MIDSHIHLFERGYRGDRAAGQEMIEYARRRDRFAITSALVIGYEGDAGHRRNNAYLATIAEDTTWALPLAYVAAERGRSALDALDDLPLDRFVGISLYLMSEQAVAGLESWTPDDWSRLPGPRIVSVNTAPAFLARIGDIAAGRPDLLIMISHFGAPPSPGPGGVSAALGGLLELAAIGTVHVKASGYYALAARGWSATDQATATTRTVQAFGANRVHWGSDFSPCLEATTFESAVSPPGLAQLPAVDRRLVQHQGMVDLLDGLTHR; encoded by the coding sequence TTGATCGATTCTCACATCCATCTCTTCGAACGCGGATATCGGGGGGATCGGGCCGCAGGACAAGAGATGATCGAGTACGCCCGCCGGCGGGATCGATTCGCTATCACCTCTGCCCTGGTGATCGGCTACGAAGGCGACGCTGGGCACCGTCGCAACAACGCCTATCTGGCAACGATTGCCGAGGACACCACGTGGGCGTTGCCGCTGGCCTATGTGGCTGCCGAGCGTGGTCGATCGGCGCTGGATGCGCTGGACGACCTGCCGCTGGACAGGTTTGTCGGCATCTCGCTCTATCTGATGAGCGAGCAAGCCGTGGCGGGACTCGAGTCGTGGACCCCGGACGATTGGTCGCGGCTGCCCGGGCCGCGCATCGTCAGTGTCAACACGGCACCCGCGTTTCTGGCACGGATCGGTGACATCGCCGCCGGACGTCCCGACCTGCTGATCATGATCAGCCATTTCGGGGCACCACCGAGTCCCGGCCCGGGCGGAGTTTCCGCGGCACTCGGCGGTCTCCTCGAGTTGGCAGCGATCGGCACCGTTCATGTCAAGGCTTCCGGTTACTACGCCCTGGCGGCACGCGGATGGTCGGCGACCGACCAGGCGACGGCGACAACGCGGACTGTGCAAGCCTTCGGCGCGAACCGGGTGCATTGGGGTTCGGACTTCAGCCCGTGCCTGGAGGCGACGACCTTCGAATCCGCCGTCTCCCCGCCGGGTCTCGCGCAGCTGCCTGCGGTGGACCGCCGGCTGGTGCAGCACCAAGGGATGGTCGACCTGCTCGACGGATTGACTCACCGGTGA
- a CDS encoding extracellular solute-binding protein — MSAFESSLSRRRLLQVSALTAAGAAVSACTPGGSGTGGANDKPKAAPHTLPPEVAGPPYPEGYVGPKARDLKPFGDGSQTFRVVVRQDAANIGNWNTNDATKWFEQRTGVKVQFEQVLTTASDGSTDLTKINAMLASGQLPDAFLGIPFTAAQLSLYGQQGTFAALDDLIAVYAPATRDMMASYPDLRPINAATDNKLYTMPGVSDCYHCRSSNGRAWIRQSYLDKIGMDMPKTTEELRQVLLEFKGKNPSGKSGFVPFAAGVGNPLDNFFMQSFLYSPVGSATGGWLRLNDGKVQFVANLDEWRQALRYLRQLNKDGLLTPEAFSMTATELQQAGNKGLLGFVRAYWFGSFFTTVDLDKDAPWRDYVPVPPLKGPDGVQYAQWDWYFGSQPGLVITSACKKPEQLVQWCDYQLDAVSTMHLYDGLEKKNWEWAKEGEKGINGKQAIWADVQWPAPAGTSWVLNEVMYRSLDFRGGQRVDPKAPTYEASLWDASAAYEPFAEPKEMQLPPLIIPDDSAAQAADTATSISQAVQQGMSNFALGKKNIDNDADWKAYADSFTAMNLQSYLDVYQKAYDSRPK; from the coding sequence GTGTCCGCTTTCGAATCGTCCCTCTCCCGTCGGCGACTGCTGCAGGTCTCCGCCCTGACCGCGGCCGGAGCAGCTGTCTCCGCCTGCACGCCTGGCGGCTCCGGCACGGGCGGCGCAAACGACAAGCCGAAGGCAGCGCCGCACACATTGCCTCCCGAAGTGGCAGGACCGCCGTATCCGGAGGGTTACGTCGGGCCGAAGGCTCGCGATCTCAAGCCGTTCGGCGACGGTTCACAGACGTTCCGGGTCGTGGTGCGCCAGGACGCCGCCAACATCGGCAATTGGAACACCAACGACGCCACGAAGTGGTTCGAACAGCGCACCGGCGTCAAGGTCCAGTTCGAGCAGGTGCTGACCACCGCGAGCGACGGGTCGACCGACCTCACGAAGATCAACGCGATGCTGGCCAGCGGTCAACTGCCGGACGCGTTCCTCGGCATTCCATTCACCGCCGCACAGCTGTCGTTGTACGGCCAACAGGGCACTTTCGCCGCACTCGACGACCTGATCGCGGTGTACGCGCCGGCCACCCGCGACATGATGGCGTCCTACCCGGACCTCAGGCCGATCAATGCCGCGACCGACAACAAGCTCTACACCATGCCCGGCGTCAGCGACTGCTATCACTGTCGGAGCAGCAACGGACGGGCCTGGATCCGTCAGTCCTACTTGGACAAGATCGGCATGGACATGCCGAAGACGACCGAGGAACTGCGACAGGTGTTGTTGGAGTTCAAGGGCAAGAACCCATCCGGCAAGTCCGGCTTTGTTCCCTTCGCCGCCGGCGTCGGGAATCCCTTGGACAACTTCTTCATGCAGTCGTTCCTCTACTCACCGGTCGGCAGCGCGACAGGCGGATGGCTTCGGCTCAACGACGGGAAGGTCCAGTTCGTCGCCAACCTCGACGAGTGGCGGCAGGCATTGCGTTACCTGCGCCAGCTGAACAAGGACGGTTTGTTGACGCCGGAGGCGTTCTCGATGACCGCAACGGAGTTGCAGCAGGCCGGCAACAAGGGCCTGCTCGGGTTCGTCCGGGCGTACTGGTTCGGCAGCTTCTTCACCACCGTTGACCTGGACAAGGACGCGCCGTGGCGCGACTATGTGCCGGTTCCGCCGCTGAAGGGTCCCGATGGAGTCCAGTACGCACAGTGGGACTGGTATTTCGGGTCACAACCCGGTCTGGTGATCACCAGTGCCTGCAAGAAGCCCGAGCAACTCGTCCAGTGGTGCGATTACCAGCTCGACGCGGTGTCCACCATGCATCTCTACGACGGTCTGGAGAAGAAGAACTGGGAGTGGGCCAAGGAGGGCGAGAAGGGCATCAACGGAAAGCAGGCGATCTGGGCGGATGTCCAGTGGCCGGCTCCGGCCGGCACCTCGTGGGTGTTGAACGAGGTCATGTACCGGTCGCTGGACTTCCGTGGCGGCCAGCGCGTCGATCCGAAGGCCCCGACCTACGAAGCGTCGCTGTGGGACGCAAGCGCCGCCTACGAACCGTTCGCCGAGCCGAAGGAGATGCAGCTTCCGCCGTTGATCATTCCCGACGACTCGGCCGCCCAGGCCGCCGACACCGCGACGTCGATCTCCCAGGCGGTCCAACAGGGTATGTCGAACTTCGCCCTGGGAAAGAAGAACATCGACAACGACGCCGACTGGAAGGCCTACGCCGACTCCTTCACGGCGATGAATCTGCAGAGCTATCTGGACGTCTACCAGAAGGCGTACGACTCAAGGCCGAAGTGA
- a CDS encoding CGNR zinc finger domain-containing protein: protein MHAKTDRIRVMGVIADLANSAPAPGREEGLATVADLERKLQEWIVTQVAPISDADLVGIRELRDRLRAVFIAPTEPERIEIINDLLAKARFHPTVVNHDSLGLHLHYFLPYSSAADHMRADCAMTLALLFEEGEGTRLKTCAAPDCTNVFYDTSKNRSRMYCDKQGCANRMHAAAYRARNARRLSQD from the coding sequence ATGCACGCGAAGACGGACCGCATCCGCGTGATGGGCGTGATTGCAGACCTCGCAAACTCCGCCCCGGCGCCGGGACGCGAAGAGGGTCTGGCGACGGTGGCTGATCTCGAGCGAAAGCTGCAGGAGTGGATCGTCACCCAGGTGGCGCCGATTTCGGATGCTGATCTTGTCGGCATCCGCGAGCTGCGTGACCGACTCCGCGCAGTCTTCATCGCGCCGACCGAGCCTGAGCGGATCGAGATCATCAACGATCTTCTGGCCAAGGCCCGGTTCCACCCGACCGTGGTCAACCACGACAGTCTCGGCCTGCATCTGCATTACTTCCTCCCGTATTCGTCGGCGGCCGATCACATGCGGGCCGACTGCGCAATGACACTTGCGTTGCTGTTCGAGGAGGGCGAGGGCACTCGACTCAAGACTTGTGCGGCTCCGGATTGTACGAACGTCTTCTATGACACGTCGAAGAATCGTTCTCGCATGTACTGCGACAAGCAGGGCTGTGCGAATCGCATGCACGCGGCGGCGTACCGGGCGCGGAACGCGCGGCGACTCAGCCAGGATTGA
- a CDS encoding bifunctional diguanylate cyclase/phosphodiesterase: MTLPTRRLATRAPGSARTKQGAARDRRSRRLWFSYLLLSALMLLGFELIRDKAVSDAVYQVIGLIGVAAIVVGVRLHRPSPRLPWYLMAVGQFLLLLGDGIYSWLEDVSHQVPYPSWADASYLSAYPVLAVALIWLVRARRIRWDVALLDSSIVTAGLGLLCWVVLLQPTIKSPHESALSAAVAAAYPIADLLLLAGLVLLLVTPGGRTNSMRLLLGALALLIVADSLYLGLNLFGSGQSDSVDFLWLASYLLWGAAALHPSIAPTSSPTPEVDLPLRHTRLAAMTVAVLIAPGILGVQQLTGSRIDVGAVAIGSVVILGLVMARMRVGIGQITAANSQLELLRDELAFQAAHDPLTGLPNRPEAMRLIHAALSRAQRSGDLLALLFIDLDGFKAVNDAHGHHAGDEVLREVARRVRDEIRAGDTAARLGGDEFVVLVSPIESVTSASEVARRVVSAISQPISITGGEANVGASIGIALNHDLLTDADALLHEADTAAYRAKANGRGRIELFATALDRQADLEDAIAHAIGHDELIVHYQPIIDVATGRVAGCEALLRWNRSGVGMVLPSQFIPVAESSDLICDLDTWVLYQATQVLSEWSRVEELSDLFITVNISGRHINTPRIQADVADALAAHQVEPGRLVLEFTETVLIDEQLALGNLDALRKLGVGLALDDFGTGYSSIAQLTRLPIDRVKIDRSFLNSSSPSARRLLQLMIYAAQSSGLGIVAEGVELPEQLAFLETLGVEHAQGHLFGAAVPRGQLETRLIHQPADETSGP; the protein is encoded by the coding sequence ATGACGCTGCCGACGCGGCGCCTGGCCACCCGAGCGCCGGGTTCCGCCCGTACGAAGCAGGGCGCAGCGCGCGACCGGCGGAGCCGGCGACTCTGGTTCAGCTACCTCCTCCTCAGTGCGCTGATGCTTCTCGGCTTCGAGCTGATCCGCGATAAGGCCGTCAGTGATGCCGTCTACCAAGTGATCGGCCTGATCGGTGTCGCGGCCATTGTTGTCGGAGTACGGCTGCATCGCCCGTCCCCGCGCCTGCCGTGGTACCTGATGGCCGTCGGCCAATTCCTGCTGCTGCTCGGCGACGGGATCTATTCCTGGTTGGAAGACGTCTCGCACCAGGTGCCCTACCCGTCATGGGCGGATGCGTCGTACCTGAGCGCGTACCCGGTCTTGGCGGTCGCCCTGATCTGGCTGGTACGGGCGCGACGGATCCGCTGGGACGTGGCGCTGCTGGACAGCTCGATCGTGACCGCAGGACTCGGACTGCTCTGTTGGGTTGTCCTGCTGCAGCCGACGATCAAGTCACCACACGAGTCGGCATTGTCGGCGGCAGTGGCGGCGGCCTACCCGATAGCCGATCTGCTGTTGCTCGCCGGGCTGGTCCTGTTGCTGGTTACCCCCGGCGGCCGGACCAACTCCATGCGGCTGCTGCTCGGCGCGCTGGCCCTGTTGATCGTGGCCGACAGCCTCTATCTGGGGCTGAACCTCTTCGGGTCGGGGCAGAGCGACAGCGTCGACTTCCTGTGGCTGGCTTCCTATCTGCTGTGGGGCGCTGCCGCCCTGCACCCCTCCATTGCTCCGACCTCCTCACCCACCCCGGAGGTCGACCTCCCCCTGCGTCACACCCGGCTCGCGGCGATGACCGTCGCTGTGTTGATCGCCCCGGGCATCCTCGGAGTCCAACAGCTCACCGGATCCAGAATCGACGTCGGAGCCGTGGCCATCGGTTCAGTCGTCATTCTGGGACTGGTCATGGCGCGGATGCGGGTGGGAATCGGCCAGATCACCGCAGCCAATTCCCAACTCGAACTGCTCCGGGACGAGTTGGCCTTCCAGGCTGCGCACGATCCGCTGACCGGCCTTCCCAACCGCCCGGAAGCGATGCGCCTGATTCACGCCGCACTGAGTCGTGCCCAGCGCAGCGGCGACCTGCTCGCCCTCCTGTTCATCGACCTCGACGGGTTCAAAGCGGTCAACGACGCCCACGGCCATCACGCCGGCGACGAGGTGCTCCGTGAGGTGGCTCGGCGGGTGCGCGATGAGATTCGGGCCGGCGACACGGCCGCACGGCTCGGCGGAGACGAGTTCGTCGTGTTGGTGTCGCCGATCGAGAGCGTGACCTCGGCCTCCGAGGTTGCCAGGCGGGTCGTGTCGGCGATCTCACAGCCGATCTCGATCACCGGAGGTGAGGCGAACGTCGGCGCGAGTATCGGCATCGCGCTGAATCACGATCTGCTCACCGACGCCGATGCTCTGCTGCACGAAGCCGACACTGCGGCGTACCGGGCCAAAGCGAACGGTCGTGGGCGCATCGAGCTGTTCGCCACGGCGCTGGACCGGCAGGCCGACCTCGAGGACGCCATCGCCCATGCAATCGGCCACGACGAACTGATCGTGCACTACCAGCCGATCATCGACGTGGCCACCGGCCGGGTCGCCGGGTGCGAGGCGCTGCTGCGCTGGAACCGTTCCGGTGTCGGCATGGTTCTTCCCAGCCAGTTCATCCCGGTCGCGGAATCGTCGGACCTCATCTGCGACCTCGACACCTGGGTGCTCTACCAGGCGACGCAGGTGCTCAGCGAGTGGAGCCGCGTCGAGGAGTTGAGCGACCTGTTCATCACCGTCAACATCTCAGGTCGCCACATCAACACCCCGCGCATCCAGGCCGACGTGGCCGACGCGCTGGCCGCCCATCAGGTCGAACCCGGGCGGCTTGTCCTGGAGTTCACCGAGACGGTGCTGATCGACGAACAGCTCGCGTTGGGAAATCTGGACGCGCTGCGCAAGCTGGGCGTCGGCCTCGCCCTGGACGACTTCGGAACCGGATACAGCTCGATCGCTCAGCTGACCCGGCTGCCCATCGATCGGGTCAAGATCGATCGGAGCTTCCTCAACTCCAGTAGTCCGTCCGCGCGCCGATTGCTGCAACTGATGATCTACGCCGCCCAGTCTTCCGGGCTCGGCATCGTCGCCGAAGGCGTCGAACTGCCCGAGCAGTTGGCATTCCTGGAGACCCTTGGCGTCGAACACGCCCAAGGCCATCTGTTCGGGGCTGCCGTGCCCCGCGGCCAACTGGAGACCCGCCTCATCCACCAGCCGGCCGACGAGACATCCGGACCCTGA
- a CDS encoding glycosyltransferase produces MQRLVGLFVLGAALLGLTLVVIAIVLTKASHVERPTTGVLFGIWRVVYDARPPSVIAVLGGIGLALVLAAAIGGLEHRVATSSRRSVDMVRKPLSPRIVMAETRGVFAGPVTVTVLIPAHNEEECIADTIASLKQQSHPPARIIVVADNCTDATVPIAESAGVSVFATTGNSKKKAGALNQALAAILPDRADNDLIMVMDADTVLDQGFLEAAIERMTDDRALMAVGGLFYGEEGHGLIGQFQRNEYARYARDIRRRRGKVFVLTGTASVFRPRALRAVAAERGRSLPGISGDVYDTVALTEDNELTLAIRSLGGLMVSPATCTVVTEVMPTWRALWNQRLRWQRGALENLGAYGFRASVARYWSQQLGIGYGAVALFAYFLLIVLQLLSADSWVWFPFWIAIGLIFMLERLITAWAGGWRARLLGVAVFPELFYAVFLNFVFLKGILDISLQRTAQWTHLSREPATEEGE; encoded by the coding sequence ATGCAGCGATTGGTCGGGCTGTTCGTCCTCGGCGCGGCGCTGCTCGGCCTCACGCTGGTCGTCATCGCCATCGTTCTCACCAAGGCCTCTCACGTTGAACGACCGACGACCGGAGTGCTCTTCGGAATCTGGAGGGTCGTCTACGACGCTCGCCCGCCGTCGGTGATCGCAGTGCTCGGCGGGATCGGACTGGCGCTCGTCCTGGCCGCTGCCATCGGTGGACTGGAACACCGGGTGGCGACTTCGTCACGGCGCAGCGTGGACATGGTTCGCAAGCCGCTCTCGCCACGGATCGTGATGGCTGAAACCCGGGGTGTCTTCGCCGGTCCGGTCACGGTGACCGTGTTGATCCCGGCGCACAACGAGGAAGAATGTATCGCCGACACGATCGCCTCGCTGAAGCAGCAGTCTCACCCACCGGCCCGGATCATCGTGGTCGCCGACAACTGCACGGACGCGACCGTGCCGATCGCCGAATCCGCCGGCGTTTCCGTCTTCGCGACCACCGGCAACTCCAAGAAGAAGGCCGGCGCCCTGAATCAGGCGCTGGCAGCGATCCTGCCCGACCGGGCCGACAACGACCTGATCATGGTCATGGACGCCGACACCGTCCTTGATCAGGGCTTCCTGGAGGCGGCGATCGAGCGGATGACCGACGACCGGGCGTTGATGGCGGTCGGTGGCTTGTTCTACGGCGAAGAGGGGCACGGGCTGATCGGTCAGTTCCAGCGCAACGAATACGCCCGCTACGCTCGCGACATCCGTCGCCGGCGCGGCAAGGTGTTCGTGCTCACCGGAACCGCTTCGGTGTTCCGGCCACGGGCCCTGCGTGCCGTCGCCGCTGAACGCGGCCGCTCCCTGCCAGGTATCTCCGGAGATGTCTACGACACTGTCGCGCTGACCGAGGACAACGAACTGACACTCGCGATCCGGTCCCTCGGCGGACTGATGGTCTCGCCGGCGACCTGCACGGTGGTGACCGAGGTGATGCCGACGTGGCGGGCGCTGTGGAACCAGCGGCTGCGTTGGCAGCGGGGCGCGCTGGAGAACCTCGGCGCCTACGGCTTCCGGGCCTCGGTCGCCCGTTACTGGTCGCAGCAACTGGGCATCGGATACGGCGCGGTCGCTCTGTTCGCATACTTCCTGCTGATCGTGCTGCAGCTTCTTTCGGCGGACAGCTGGGTCTGGTTCCCGTTCTGGATCGCGATCGGGCTGATCTTCATGCTGGAACGGCTGATCACTGCCTGGGCGGGCGGATGGCGGGCGCGGCTCCTCGGCGTCGCGGTGTTTCCGGAACTGTTCTATGCCGTCTTCCTGAATTTCGTCTTCCTCAAGGGAATCCTGGATATCTCCCTGCAACGGACAGCGCAGTGGACGCATCTGAGTCGCGAACCTGCCACCGAGGAAGGGGAGTGA
- a CDS encoding glycoside hydrolase family 16 protein, whose translation MKKVLGLVGAALLVAATGWNAPVASARSSTLSWRGYTWVARSVSGNPGAPQQWSPNNVSIDSGGRLHLKVTRDKKGRYTQAELDSIRNGWGYGTYRWQVDTSVSSLAPEYVLGLFTYSQDPAYGHREIDIEAAGWGTTPVTWDYTTWANGHYPVARTPAPAGPSTQQFEWTPGHLTWTSWDATGSVFATATASGADVPVPGDESLGINLWVCGCESGWESTPPTEVVISDFAFTPAQA comes from the coding sequence ATGAAGAAAGTTCTCGGACTTGTCGGCGCCGCGTTGCTGGTTGCAGCGACCGGGTGGAATGCGCCCGTGGCGTCCGCACGTTCCTCCACCTTGTCTTGGCGCGGCTATACCTGGGTGGCCCGTTCCGTTTCCGGAAACCCGGGCGCGCCGCAGCAGTGGTCGCCCAACAACGTCTCCATCGACTCCGGTGGCCGCCTCCATCTGAAGGTGACCCGGGACAAGAAGGGCCGGTACACCCAGGCAGAACTGGACTCGATACGCAACGGCTGGGGCTACGGCACCTATCGTTGGCAGGTCGACACGAGCGTGTCCAGCCTTGCGCCTGAATACGTCCTCGGGCTGTTCACCTACAGCCAGGACCCGGCCTACGGGCATCGGGAGATCGACATCGAGGCTGCCGGCTGGGGCACCACGCCGGTCACCTGGGACTACACGACCTGGGCAAACGGCCACTATCCCGTCGCACGGACACCGGCGCCAGCCGGGCCGAGTACCCAACAGTTCGAATGGACGCCCGGTCACCTCACCTGGACGTCCTGGGACGCGACCGGCTCGGTGTTCGCGACGGCGACGGCCTCCGGCGCCGATGTTCCGGTACCCGGTGACGAAAGCCTCGGGATCAATCTCTGGGTGTGCGGCTGTGAGAGCGGCTGGGAAAGTACGCCGCCGACCGAGGTCGTGATCAGCGACTTCGCCTTCACACCCGCGCAGGCATGA
- a CDS encoding hydroxypyruvate isomerase family protein yields the protein MTAGAARAEGERVWSLVANVSLLFNELPWLERIPAAKAAGFDAIEAWWPFPTARFDDNVERFVRIVEQTGIRLTGLNFFAGDMPGGQRGIVSHPDRRDEFAENVRAIVRIAQRTGARGFNALYGQRRPDTDPAEQDRVAVENLVFATSELAGVGGTVLVEPLSRGLNGAYPLETAEQAVRVVQRVREITATDNIGLLFDTFHLANNGEDLVAVIQRYGQLIAHVQLADAPGRGAPGTGTVDFDRVLMALANAGYDQLIACEYVPGGETTASLDWISAMPSLGLGPGIR from the coding sequence ATGACCGCAGGTGCAGCTCGGGCCGAGGGCGAGCGGGTCTGGTCCTTGGTCGCCAACGTCTCGCTGTTGTTCAACGAGTTGCCTTGGTTGGAGCGGATCCCGGCTGCCAAGGCGGCGGGATTCGACGCGATCGAGGCTTGGTGGCCGTTCCCGACAGCTCGCTTCGACGACAACGTCGAGCGATTCGTGCGTATCGTCGAACAGACCGGGATCCGGCTCACCGGACTGAACTTCTTCGCTGGTGACATGCCCGGCGGACAGCGCGGGATCGTGTCGCACCCCGACCGGCGGGACGAGTTCGCGGAGAATGTCCGGGCGATCGTTCGGATCGCTCAGCGGACCGGAGCACGGGGCTTCAACGCGCTGTACGGACAACGGAGACCGGACACTGACCCTGCGGAGCAGGATCGGGTGGCAGTGGAGAACCTGGTGTTTGCCACCAGTGAACTCGCCGGTGTCGGCGGAACGGTTCTGGTGGAGCCGTTGAGTCGAGGACTGAACGGCGCGTATCCCCTGGAAACCGCGGAACAAGCCGTGCGGGTCGTTCAGCGAGTACGAGAGATCACCGCCACGGACAACATCGGCCTGCTCTTCGACACCTTCCACCTCGCCAACAACGGCGAGGATCTGGTGGCGGTGATCCAACGGTACGGTCAGCTGATAGCTCATGTGCAACTGGCCGACGCTCCCGGACGCGGCGCGCCCGGGACCGGCACGGTGGACTTCGACCGGGTACTGATGGCTCTTGCGAACGCTGGTTACGATCAGCTGATCGCGTGCGAATACGTTCCCGGCGGGGAGACGACTGCATCGCTGGACTGGATCTCGGCGATGCCGAGCCTGGGCCTTGGGCCGGGCATCCGATAG
- a CDS encoding NAD(P)-dependent oxidoreductase — protein sequence MRVAFIGLGVMGLPMARNLLRAGHTVIGFNRSREKIESLKSSGGLGAGSIREAVDGAEVVVTMLPDTPDVLAVHADDHGVLQSAAPKTLVIDMSTIRPDVTVDLHARATSAGLAFLDAPVSGGEQGAIDGSLSIMCGGSQEAFDAALPILEKVGTTIVRVGGPGSGQTVKAANQLLVAGTIQLVAEAMVFLDAHEVDLAPALAVLNGGLAGNAILTRKAKSMMDAEFSPGFRVDLHHKDLGIYREAARDQGVFSPLGAAVTELMAALRRTGGGSLDHSALLRQVDALSGRSRWSGR from the coding sequence GTGAGGGTGGCCTTCATCGGCTTGGGCGTCATGGGTCTGCCGATGGCCAGGAACCTCCTCAGGGCCGGCCATACGGTGATCGGGTTCAACCGATCTCGGGAGAAGATCGAGAGCCTCAAGTCCTCCGGTGGACTCGGTGCCGGATCGATCCGGGAAGCGGTGGATGGTGCCGAGGTGGTCGTGACCATGCTGCCCGACACTCCCGATGTGCTCGCTGTCCATGCCGATGATCATGGTGTGCTGCAGAGCGCCGCGCCAAAGACGCTGGTGATCGACATGAGCACCATCCGTCCGGACGTCACCGTCGACCTGCACGCCCGCGCAACATCCGCCGGACTCGCGTTCCTCGATGCACCGGTGTCCGGTGGCGAGCAAGGAGCGATCGACGGGTCGCTGTCGATCATGTGTGGCGGCAGCCAGGAGGCCTTCGATGCCGCCCTTCCCATACTGGAGAAGGTCGGCACAACGATCGTGCGCGTCGGAGGCCCGGGTAGCGGCCAGACCGTGAAGGCGGCCAATCAGCTTCTGGTGGCCGGGACGATCCAGCTCGTCGCGGAGGCGATGGTGTTCCTGGACGCGCACGAGGTCGACCTCGCACCGGCGCTCGCGGTTCTGAACGGCGGCCTGGCCGGTAACGCGATCCTCACCCGCAAGGCGAAATCGATGATGGATGCAGAATTCAGTCCGGGATTCCGAGTTGATCTTCACCACAAGGATCTTGGAATCTATCGTGAGGCCGCCCGTGATCAAGGCGTGTTCTCACCGCTCGGTGCTGCCGTGACCGAGCTGATGGCAGCGTTGCGCCGAACGGGCGGTGGAAGCCTGGACCATTCGGCGCTGCTCCGGCAGGTCGATGCATTGTCCGGCCGCTCCCGGTGGTCCGGACGATGA